A stretch of Paracoccus sp. N5 DNA encodes these proteins:
- a CDS encoding phosphoadenylyl-sulfate reductase, with the protein MLDDTLDARAARLNDRYKHHAATEVLRRALKDPDLGSTTLVSSFGSESVVLLHMVSVVAPGTPVLFIDTMMLFQETLDYQLEVTKRLGLTDVRVIRATEREVALNDPDGTLHQFNTDACCDFRKTIPLERELSKFDAWITGRKRFQGGERQELDFFESEPPSRLRINPLAHWRREDVQDYMAENNLPRHPLVAKGYASIGCAPCTSPIKPGEDPRAGRWRGSNKTECGIHFIGGKMVRAGANT; encoded by the coding sequence ATGCTTGACGACACGCTGGACGCGCGCGCCGCGCGGTTGAATGATCGCTACAAGCATCATGCCGCGACCGAGGTGCTGCGCCGCGCGTTGAAGGACCCGGACCTGGGTTCGACGACGCTGGTCTCGTCTTTCGGCTCGGAATCGGTGGTGCTCTTGCACATGGTCTCGGTGGTGGCGCCGGGAACGCCGGTGCTGTTCATCGACACGATGATGCTGTTCCAGGAGACGCTGGACTATCAGCTCGAGGTCACGAAGAGGCTGGGCCTGACCGACGTGCGGGTGATCCGCGCCACCGAACGCGAGGTGGCGCTGAACGACCCGGACGGCACGCTGCACCAGTTCAACACCGACGCCTGCTGCGATTTCCGCAAGACCATCCCGCTGGAGCGCGAGCTGTCCAAGTTCGACGCCTGGATCACCGGCCGCAAGCGTTTCCAGGGCGGCGAGCGGCAAGAGCTCGACTTCTTCGAATCCGAGCCGCCCTCGCGGCTGCGCATCAACCCGCTGGCGCATTGGCGGCGCGAGGACGTGCAGGATTACATGGCGGAAAACAACCTGCCGCGGCATCCGCTGGTCGCCAAGGGCTATGCCTCGATCGGCTGCGCGCCCTGCACCTCGCCGATCAAGCCGGGCGAGGATCCGCGCGCCGGGCGCTGGCGCGGCAGCAACAAGACCGAATGCGGCATCCATTTCATCGGCGGCAAGATGGTCCGCGCAGGAGCGAACACATGA
- a CDS encoding nitrite/sulfite reductase, with the protein MFDARPQHNDQHREYLRHRAEQFRRQVERRLDGSLTEEEFRPLRLKNGVYLQLHSYMYRVAIPYGALTPDQMRMLGHVAERWDRGYGHFTTRTNIQFHWHKLIDIPDSMNALNSVGIHSIQTSGNTIRNVNADAFAGAAADELEDPRPWAELIRIWSTDHAEFQFLPRKFKISVSAGKQDRSAVSAYDIGLRIVEQDGQRGFQVWVGGGLGRTPYLGQVIRDFLPQADLLPYLEAILSVYNLTGRRDNKWKARIKITVNERGLDVFRADVEEEFKLRRQQFSGLDQEILRDLRERFAPPEFLDAPVEGYEAARAANGAFRSWTDTNLHPHKVPGYASVIVTLKAPGATPGDMSADQMRLVADLAERLAHGDIRVNHDQNLVLPHVRKADLAELYEALRAVGLATANFGKITDIISCPGMDYCTLATARSIPIAQDIAAHFRARGLEDEIGEMKIRISGCINACGHHHLGHIGILGLDRAGVENYQITLGGDGYEIPTLGQRAGAGFPADEVVPAIDRLVDAYLELRESPDERFIDAYRRLGVAPFKAALYPADA; encoded by the coding sequence ATGTTTGACGCGCGTCCCCAGCACAACGACCAGCATCGCGAATACCTGCGCCACCGCGCCGAGCAGTTCCGCCGCCAGGTCGAGCGCCGCCTGGACGGCAGCCTGACCGAAGAGGAATTCCGGCCGCTGCGGCTGAAGAATGGCGTCTACCTGCAGCTGCATTCCTATATGTACCGGGTGGCGATCCCCTATGGCGCGCTGACCCCGGACCAGATGCGCATGCTGGGCCATGTGGCCGAGCGCTGGGACCGCGGCTATGGCCATTTCACCACCCGCACCAATATCCAGTTCCACTGGCACAAGCTGATCGACATCCCGGATTCGATGAATGCGCTGAACTCGGTCGGCATCCACTCGATCCAGACCTCGGGCAACACCATCCGCAACGTCAACGCCGACGCCTTCGCCGGCGCCGCCGCCGACGAGCTGGAGGATCCGCGCCCCTGGGCCGAGCTGATCCGCATCTGGTCCACCGACCATGCCGAATTCCAGTTCCTGCCGCGCAAGTTCAAGATCTCGGTCTCGGCCGGCAAGCAGGACCGCTCGGCGGTCTCGGCCTATGACATCGGGCTGCGCATCGTCGAGCAGGACGGCCAGCGCGGCTTCCAGGTCTGGGTCGGCGGCGGGCTGGGCCGCACGCCCTATCTGGGCCAGGTGATCCGCGATTTCCTGCCGCAGGCCGACCTGCTGCCCTATCTGGAAGCGATCCTGTCGGTCTACAACCTGACCGGCCGGCGCGACAACAAGTGGAAGGCGCGGATCAAGATCACCGTGAACGAGCGCGGCCTGGACGTGTTCCGCGCCGATGTCGAGGAAGAGTTCAAGCTCCGCCGCCAGCAGTTCTCGGGCCTGGACCAGGAGATCCTGCGCGACCTGCGCGAGCGTTTCGCGCCGCCGGAGTTCCTGGACGCGCCGGTCGAGGGTTATGAGGCCGCGCGCGCCGCGAACGGCGCCTTCCGCTCCTGGACCGACACCAACCTGCACCCGCACAAGGTGCCGGGCTATGCCAGCGTCATCGTGACGCTGAAGGCACCGGGCGCCACGCCGGGCGACATGAGCGCCGATCAGATGCGGCTGGTGGCCGACCTGGCCGAGCGGCTGGCCCATGGCGACATCCGGGTGAACCACGACCAGAACCTGGTCCTGCCGCATGTGCGCAAGGCCGACCTGGCCGAGCTTTACGAGGCGCTGCGCGCGGTCGGGCTGGCAACGGCGAATTTCGGCAAGATCACCGACATCATCTCCTGCCCCGGCATGGATTACTGCACGCTCGCGACCGCGCGCTCGATCCCGATCGCGCAGGACATCGCCGCGCATTTCCGCGCCCGCGGCCTCGAGGACGAGATCGGCGAGATGAAGATCCGCATCTCGGGCTGCATCAACGCCTGCGGCCACCACCACCTGGGCCATATCGGCATCCTGGGCCTGGACCGGGCCGGGGTCGAGAACTACCAGATCACGCTGGGCGGCGATGGCTACGAGATCCCGACGCTGGGCCAGCGCGCCGGCGCCGGCTTCCCGGCCGATGAGGTGGTCCCGGCCATCGACCGGCTGGTCGACGCCTATCTGGAGCTGCGGGAATCGCCCGACGAACGCTTCATCGATGCCTATCGCCGGCTTGGGGTGGCTCCGTTCAAGGCGGCGCTGTATCCGGCCGATGCTTGA
- a CDS encoding DUF2849 domain-containing protein: MSKGFTPSPATPGVITANDLRMGHCVWMRNGQWTADPREAELFEDEAIAELALLDAIAQANLVVGAYLVEAKRGPDGRPEPAHFREAFRRSGPTHKHFRQAEAEASHV, from the coding sequence ATGTCCAAGGGCTTCACCCCATCCCCCGCAACCCCCGGCGTCATCACGGCGAATGACCTGCGCATGGGCCATTGCGTGTGGATGCGTAACGGCCAGTGGACCGCCGACCCGCGCGAGGCCGAGCTGTTCGAGGACGAGGCCATCGCCGAGCTGGCCCTGCTCGACGCCATCGCCCAGGCCAACCTGGTCGTCGGCGCCTATCTGGTCGAAGCCAAACGCGGACCCGACGGCCGCCCCGAGCCGGCCCATTTCCGCGAGGCGTTCCGCCGCAGCGGCCCGACCCACAAGCATTTCCGGCAAGCCGAAGCCGAGGCCAGCCATGTTTGA
- a CDS encoding Lrp/AsnC family transcriptional regulator codes for MSDERQTPIRLDDTDRKILSLLQEDATLSLDDIAARVGASKTPVWNRIRKLREAGVIRAQVALLDPDALGLDACFFVLIRTSEHDPEWARKFLTAVRARPEVIEAHRLAGDIDYILKVRVRNARAYDRFYQALISEVKIHNVTALLSMEELKATTALALE; via the coding sequence ATGAGCGACGAGCGACAAACACCCATCCGGCTGGATGACACGGACCGCAAAATCCTGTCCCTGCTGCAAGAGGACGCGACTCTGTCGCTGGACGACATTGCGGCCCGCGTCGGGGCCTCGAAGACCCCGGTCTGGAACCGGATTCGCAAGCTGCGCGAGGCCGGGGTGATCCGGGCGCAGGTGGCGCTTCTGGACCCGGACGCGCTGGGGCTCGACGCCTGTTTCTTTGTGCTGATCCGCACCAGCGAGCACGATCCCGAATGGGCGCGCAAGTTCCTGACCGCGGTGCGCGCCCGGCCCGAGGTGATCGAGGCGCATCGGCTGGCCGGCGACATCGACTATATCCTGAAGGTGCGGGTGCGCAATGCCCGCGCCTATGACCGCTTCTACCAGGCGCTGATTTCCGAGGTGAAGATCCACAATGTCACCGCGCTGCTGTCCATGGAGGAGCTGAAGGCGACGACGGCGCTTGCCCTGGAATAG
- a CDS encoding pyridoxal phosphate-dependent aminotransferase translates to MTRFRFAPIPAALPATVPFTGPETLERQSGMPFRARLGANENGFGPSPRAVEAMARASAEIWKYGDPDSHDLRHALAAHHGTAPENIMVGEGIDGLLGLLARLMLGPGETVVTSRGAYPTFNYHVAGFGGRLVKVPYRDDAEDPQALTDAARENDARLVYLANPDNPMGSWHQGTRIEAMLADLPRTSLLVLDEAYAEFVPADAIPRIDPEDARVIRLRTFSKAYAMAGARVGYAIGPAELIAGFDRIRNHFGMNRTAQIGALAALQDQDWLAHIRTETAAARSRIAAIAQENGLAALPSATNFVAIDTRRDGAFARALLQALGAEGVFARMPGTAPLDRCIRVSCGPGPELDAFAEALPRALRALA, encoded by the coding sequence ATGACCCGCTTCCGCTTCGCCCCGATCCCGGCCGCCCTGCCCGCCACCGTGCCCTTCACCGGCCCCGAGACGCTCGAGCGCCAGAGCGGCATGCCGTTCCGCGCCCGGCTCGGCGCCAATGAGAACGGCTTCGGCCCCTCGCCCCGCGCCGTCGAGGCCATGGCCCGCGCCTCGGCCGAGATCTGGAAATACGGCGACCCGGATAGCCACGACCTGCGCCACGCGCTGGCGGCGCACCACGGCACGGCGCCGGAAAACATCATGGTCGGCGAGGGAATCGACGGCCTTCTCGGCCTGCTGGCGCGGCTCATGCTCGGCCCCGGCGAAACCGTGGTCACCTCTCGGGGCGCCTATCCGACCTTCAACTACCATGTCGCGGGCTTCGGCGGCCGGCTGGTCAAGGTTCCCTATCGCGACGATGCCGAAGACCCGCAGGCGCTGACCGACGCCGCCCGCGAAAACGACGCCCGGCTGGTCTATCTTGCCAATCCGGACAATCCGATGGGCAGCTGGCACCAGGGCACGCGGATCGAGGCGATGCTCGCCGACCTGCCGCGGACCAGCCTTCTGGTGCTGGACGAGGCCTATGCCGAATTCGTCCCCGCGGATGCCATCCCCCGCATCGACCCCGAGGACGCGCGGGTGATCCGCTTGCGCACCTTCTCCAAGGCCTATGCCATGGCGGGGGCGCGCGTGGGCTACGCCATCGGCCCGGCCGAGTTGATCGCCGGCTTCGACCGCATCCGCAACCATTTCGGCATGAACCGCACGGCGCAGATCGGCGCGCTGGCGGCCTTGCAGGACCAGGACTGGCTGGCCCATATCCGCACCGAGACCGCCGCCGCCCGCAGCCGCATCGCCGCCATCGCGCAGGAAAACGGCCTGGCCGCCCTGCCCTCGGCGACGAATTTCGTCGCCATCGACACCCGGCGCGACGGCGCCTTCGCCCGCGCCCTGCTGCAAGCCCTGGGCGCCGAGGGCGTCTTCGCCCGCATGCCCGGCACGGCGCCGCTCGACCGCTGCATCCGCGTCTCCTGCGGGCCCGGGCCGGAGCTCGACGCCTTCGCCGAGGCGCTGCCCCGCGCGCTCAGGGCGCTGGCCTGA
- a CDS encoding U32 family peptidase, giving the protein MELTIGPIAFFWTAEQVRDFYRQIAAGPARRVVIGEWVCSKRLPFWQQEIPAAVETLQTAGKEVALSTLALITLKRERRQTADLFATGIPVEIADLGALKHLPEGAPFQVGPMVNVYNEGTLEWLARKGATRICLPPELPLASVAVLARAGRDAGVAVEVWGHGRAPLAISGRCYHARLHDRAKDSCLFVCGDDPDGRAVQTLDGQSFLTVNGVQTMGHAHTTVARQIEALREAGVGAIRLSPQHGDFAAITGIYDKAVRQAAAPDDTVAALAAAMPGAAFADGFLAGAPGLRPVI; this is encoded by the coding sequence ATGGAGCTGACCATCGGCCCGATCGCGTTTTTCTGGACCGCCGAACAGGTGCGCGACTTCTACCGGCAGATCGCCGCCGGCCCGGCGCGGCGCGTGGTGATCGGCGAGTGGGTGTGCTCGAAGCGGCTGCCGTTCTGGCAGCAAGAGATCCCGGCCGCGGTCGAGACGCTGCAGACCGCCGGCAAGGAGGTGGCGCTGTCGACGCTGGCGCTGATCACGCTGAAGCGCGAGCGCCGGCAGACCGCCGACCTGTTCGCCACCGGCATCCCGGTCGAGATCGCCGACCTGGGCGCGCTGAAGCATCTGCCCGAGGGCGCGCCCTTCCAGGTCGGCCCCATGGTCAACGTCTATAACGAGGGCACGCTGGAATGGCTGGCCCGCAAGGGCGCGACGCGGATCTGCCTGCCGCCCGAGCTGCCGCTGGCCTCGGTCGCGGTGCTGGCCCGGGCCGGGCGCGATGCCGGCGTCGCGGTCGAGGTCTGGGGCCACGGCCGCGCGCCGCTGGCGATCTCGGGGCGCTGCTATCACGCCCGGCTGCACGACCGCGCCAAGGACAGCTGCCTGTTCGTCTGCGGCGACGACCCGGACGGGCGCGCGGTGCAGACGCTGGACGGGCAGAGCTTCCTGACCGTCAATGGCGTGCAGACCATGGGCCACGCCCATACCACCGTGGCCCGCCAGATCGAGGCGCTGCGCGAGGCCGGGGTCGGCGCCATCCGCCTGTCGCCCCAGCACGGGGATTTCGCGGCGATCACCGGGATCTACGACAAGGCGGTGCGGCAGGCGGCGGCGCCGGACGATACGGTGGCCGCGCTGGCGGCGGCCATGCCGGGCGCCGCCTTCGCCGACGGCTTCCTTGCGGGGGCGCCCGGGTTGCGTCCGGTCATCTGA
- a CDS encoding peptidase U32 family protein encodes MELVCPAGTPAALRAAVDAGAHTVYCGFADETNARNFPGLNFSREEMAAGVDYARARGARVLVAINTFPRAGAQAVWHRAVADARAAGAHAVILADPGLIAHAAQTHPDLRLHLSVQAAAANPDAINLYAEAFGIRRVVLPRVLTVEEITAINREIDIETEVFVFGGLCVMAEGRCSLSSWATGLSPNMNGVCSPASHVAYAETAGASEARLGGYLIHRTPKGGPAPYPTLCKGCFTAPATGTAAAQTGHIFEDPVSLDATELIPKLQKAGVTALKIEGRQRSRAYVAQVVRAFRAAVEAAEAGAPMPSGLLAKLTEGQAATTGAYAKTWR; translated from the coding sequence ATGGAACTGGTTTGTCCGGCCGGCACGCCCGCGGCCCTGCGCGCGGCGGTCGATGCCGGGGCGCATACCGTCTATTGCGGCTTTGCCGACGAAACCAATGCGCGCAACTTCCCGGGCCTGAACTTCTCGCGCGAGGAAATGGCGGCCGGGGTGGACTATGCCCGCGCGCGCGGCGCCAGGGTGCTGGTCGCGATCAACACCTTCCCGCGCGCCGGCGCGCAGGCGGTCTGGCACCGCGCCGTGGCCGATGCCCGGGCGGCCGGCGCCCATGCGGTGATCCTGGCCGATCCCGGGCTGATCGCCCATGCGGCGCAAACCCATCCCGACCTGCGGCTGCACCTGTCGGTGCAGGCGGCGGCGGCCAATCCCGATGCGATCAACCTTTACGCCGAGGCTTTCGGCATCCGCCGCGTGGTGCTGCCGCGCGTGCTGACGGTCGAGGAAATCACCGCCATCAACCGCGAGATCGACATCGAGACCGAGGTCTTCGTCTTCGGCGGGCTCTGCGTCATGGCCGAGGGCCGCTGCTCGCTGTCGTCCTGGGCCACCGGCCTGTCGCCGAACATGAACGGTGTCTGTTCGCCCGCAAGCCACGTCGCCTATGCCGAGACCGCGGGCGCGAGCGAGGCGCGGCTGGGCGGATACCTGATCCACCGCACGCCCAAGGGCGGCCCGGCCCCCTATCCGACGCTTTGCAAGGGCTGTTTCACCGCCCCCGCGACCGGGACCGCCGCCGCGCAGACCGGCCATATCTTCGAAGACCCGGTCAGCCTGGACGCGACCGAGCTGATCCCGAAGCTGCAAAAGGCCGGTGTCACCGCGCTGAAGATCGAGGGCCGCCAGCGCTCGCGCGCCTATGTGGCGCAGGTCGTGCGCGCCTTCCGCGCCGCGGTCGAGGCCGCCGAGGCCGGCGCGCCGATGCCCTCGGGGCTGTTGGCGAAGCTGACCGAGGGCCAGGCCGCCACCACCGGCGCCTATGCGAAAACCTGGAGGTAA
- a CDS encoding SCP2 sterol-binding domain-containing protein: MTQPPTLPRLLGPLALLPLATPALGLAFTRLLRRIARQKPAILARLGESRSARFLIDVTDGPVILLMEPGPRRITASRRGRPEPAHDAAIRGRLAAFLAMLHGSEDGDALFFSGDLTITGDTAAVLALRNALDDAELDLTEELAALSRPPFDRWLRRASGLVARQSGYVLSREEPRP, translated from the coding sequence ATGACTCAACCGCCTACCCTGCCCCGCCTGCTTGGCCCCCTTGCGCTGTTGCCGCTGGCGACACCGGCGCTTGGCCTGGCCTTCACCCGCCTCTTGCGCCGGATCGCGCGGCAAAAGCCCGCGATCCTGGCGCGGCTTGGCGAAAGCCGATCCGCCCGCTTCCTGATCGACGTCACCGACGGCCCGGTGATCCTGCTGATGGAGCCCGGACCGCGCCGCATCACCGCCAGCCGGCGCGGCCGCCCCGAGCCCGCGCATGACGCGGCGATCCGCGGCCGGCTCGCTGCCTTCCTCGCCATGCTGCATGGCAGCGAGGACGGCGACGCGCTGTTCTTTTCCGGCGATCTGACGATCACCGGCGACACGGCGGCGGTGCTGGCGCTGCGCAATGCGCTGGACGATGCCGAACTGGACCTGACCGAAGAGCTGGCGGCGCTGTCGCGCCCGCCCTTCGACCGCTGGCTGCGCCGGGCATCGGGCCTGGTGGCGCGGCAAAGCGGTTATGTGCTGTCACGAGAGGAGCCCCGGCCATGA
- a CDS encoding UbiD family decarboxylase, whose translation MRRLPVFPDLRAFLADLGERGDLARVASPVSLRHEMTAVQLAVLRRGGPALRFEAHDGPRMPVIANLFGTKARVAAGLGLEIDQIPGFGAFLASLRSPAPPAGLRDALSHWPALRAALRARPRILRHAPVQAAELPGLHALPVQVPWPEDGGPLITWPVVMTRPQDSAAADLSRYNLGVYRAQVLGPDRLILRWLAHRGGAAHHRGWLRAGEPMPVAIALGADPALLLAAALPLPETVSELGFSGVLRGARTELVPARSVPLMVPARAEIVVEGWVHPGETAPEGPFGDHTGYYNAVEPFPVLRVSAITCRDNPLYLSTVTGRPPDEPSVIGEVFNDLALPVIRAQIPEVLDLWLPAAACSYRMAVVRIDKRYPGQARRVMLALWGMLPQFSYTKMIVVVDGDLDIRNWDDIAWAISTRMDPGRDVMLLDRTPMDYLDFASPLEGLAGKIGIDATTKIGTETSRDWGREMHLDPAHEARAEALLAEILP comes from the coding sequence ATGCGCCGCCTGCCCGTGTTTCCCGACCTGCGGGCCTTTCTTGCCGACCTGGGCGAGCGGGGCGATCTGGCGCGGGTCGCAAGCCCGGTTTCGCTGCGCCACGAGATGACGGCGGTGCAATTGGCGGTCCTGCGCCGGGGCGGGCCGGCGCTGCGCTTCGAGGCCCATGACGGGCCGCGCATGCCGGTGATCGCCAACCTGTTCGGCACCAAGGCCCGCGTGGCGGCCGGGCTGGGGCTGGAGATCGACCAGATCCCGGGTTTCGGCGCCTTTCTCGCCAGCCTGCGCAGCCCCGCGCCGCCGGCCGGCCTGCGCGATGCGCTGTCGCATTGGCCGGCGCTGCGGGCGGCGCTGCGGGCGCGGCCGCGGATCCTGCGCCATGCGCCGGTGCAGGCGGCGGAACTGCCCGGCCTGCACGCCCTGCCGGTGCAGGTGCCCTGGCCCGAGGACGGCGGGCCGCTGATCACCTGGCCGGTGGTGATGACCCGGCCGCAGGACAGCGCGGCGGCGGATCTGTCGCGCTATAACCTGGGCGTCTATCGCGCGCAGGTGCTGGGGCCGGACCGGCTGATCCTGCGCTGGCTCGCCCATCGCGGCGGCGCGGCGCATCACCGCGGCTGGCTGCGCGCGGGCGAGCCGATGCCGGTGGCGATCGCGCTGGGCGCGGACCCGGCGCTTTTGCTGGCGGCGGCGCTGCCGCTGCCGGAAACCGTCTCCGAACTGGGGTTTTCGGGCGTGCTGCGCGGCGCGCGGACCGAACTGGTGCCCGCGCGCTCGGTGCCGCTGATGGTGCCCGCCCGGGCCGAGATCGTGGTCGAGGGTTGGGTCCACCCCGGCGAGACCGCGCCCGAGGGGCCCTTCGGCGACCATACCGGCTATTACAACGCCGTCGAACCCTTTCCGGTGCTGCGGGTCAGCGCCATCACCTGCCGCGACAACCCGCTTTACCTGTCCACCGTGACCGGCCGCCCGCCGGACGAGCCCTCGGTCATTGGCGAAGTGTTCAACGACCTGGCGCTGCCGGTGATCCGGGCGCAGATCCCCGAGGTTCTGGACCTGTGGCTGCCCGCCGCCGCCTGCTCCTATCGCATGGCGGTGGTCCGGATCGACAAGCGCTATCCCGGCCAGGCCCGGCGGGTGATGCTGGCGCTGTGGGGGATGCTGCCGCAGTTCAGCTATACCAAGATGATCGTGGTGGTGGACGGCGATCTGGACATCCGCAACTGGGACGACATCGCCTGGGCGATCTCGACCCGGATGGACCCGGGCCGCGACGTGATGCTGCTGGACCGCACGCCGATGGACTATCTCGACTTCGCCTCGCCGCTGGAGGGGCTGGCGGGCAAGATCGGCATCGACGCCACCACCAAGATCGGCACCGAAACCAGCCGCGACTGGGGCCGCGAGATGCACCTCGACCCCGCGCACGAGGCCCGGGCCGAGGCGCTGCTGGCGGAGATCCTGCCGTGA
- a CDS encoding UbiX family flavin prenyltransferase — MRVVLGVSGASGAALALDCARALVRAGVDIDLVLSAMAARTLAEEVGPDAEAALAALAARRHPLGDLGAAIASGSCPVAGMIVAPCSMRSLAAIAHGFDDNLLTRAAGVQLKERRPLVLLAREAPLTLAHLKNMQAVTEMGATVLPPVPAFYLHHTTLAQATAQIAARAVDLLHLAPPQAQAWMPEPAPTPDQPENPR, encoded by the coding sequence GTGAGGGTGGTGCTGGGCGTCTCCGGCGCATCCGGCGCGGCGCTGGCCTTGGATTGCGCACGGGCGCTGGTGCGGGCCGGGGTGGACATCGACTTGGTGCTGTCCGCCATGGCCGCGCGCACCCTGGCCGAGGAGGTGGGCCCCGATGCCGAGGCCGCGCTTGCGGCCCTGGCCGCCCGCCGGCATCCGCTGGGCGATCTGGGCGCCGCCATCGCCTCGGGCTCGTGCCCGGTGGCGGGGATGATCGTCGCGCCCTGCTCGATGCGCAGCCTTGCCGCCATTGCGCATGGGTTCGACGACAACCTTCTGACCCGCGCCGCCGGGGTGCAGTTGAAAGAGCGCCGGCCGCTGGTCCTGCTGGCGCGCGAGGCGCCGCTGACGCTGGCGCATCTGAAGAACATGCAGGCGGTGACCGAGATGGGCGCGACGGTGCTGCCGCCGGTCCCGGCCTTCTATCTGCATCACACCACGCTGGCGCAGGCGACCGCCCAGATCGCCGCCCGCGCCGTCGATCTTCTGCATCTGGCCCCGCCGCAGGCGCAGGCCTGGATGCCGGAACCCGCCCCAACCCCCGACCAACCGGAGAACCCCCGATGA
- the ric gene encoding iron-sulfur cluster repair di-iron protein: protein MTDPLLAPETTVRDIAARLPGAAQIFRDADISFCCGGALSLADAAAKAGLDLAALTAALQALIDRAGRDAPQATPELIAHILDRYHATHREEMNFLVQLANRVETVHGDHDEAPLGLTEILLALRDDLETHMSKEENLLFPAMLQGAGAVLAEPVRVMAEEHAVTSDLLRRIEHVTHGLTLPEGACGSWTALYTGLRKLCDDVVAHIHLEETVLFPRALAA, encoded by the coding sequence ATGACCGACCCCCTGCTTGCGCCTGAAACCACCGTGCGCGACATCGCCGCCCGGCTGCCTGGCGCCGCCCAGATCTTTCGCGACGCCGACATCAGCTTTTGCTGCGGCGGCGCGCTGAGCCTGGCCGATGCCGCCGCCAAGGCCGGGCTGGACCTGGCCGCGCTGACCGCCGCATTGCAGGCGCTGATCGACCGTGCCGGCCGGGACGCGCCGCAGGCCACGCCCGAGCTGATCGCCCATATCCTCGACCGCTATCACGCCACCCATCGCGAGGAGATGAACTTCCTCGTGCAACTCGCCAACCGGGTCGAGACGGTGCACGGCGACCATGACGAGGCGCCGCTGGGGCTGACCGAGATCCTGCTGGCGCTGCGCGACGACCTCGAGACGCATATGTCGAAAGAGGAGAACCTGCTGTTCCCGGCCATGCTGCAAGGCGCGGGCGCCGTGCTGGCCGAGCCGGTGCGGGTGATGGCCGAAGAACACGCCGTGACCTCGGACCTGCTGCGCCGCATCGAGCATGTGACCCACGGCCTGACCCTGCCCGAGGGCGCCTGCGGGTCCTGGACCGCGCTTTATACCGGGCTGCGCAAGCTCTGCGACGATGTCGTCGCGCATATCCACCTGGAGGAGACGGTGCTGTTCCCGCGCGCGCTGGCCGCCTGA
- a CDS encoding Crp/Fnr family transcriptional regulator, whose product MTRRILTPLHRRIAGESRLFAGLPPGMAERLLDASRVRRLTRGQALFHHGDIAQAIHIVAEGWVKLYRIAPNGTEAVVGVMTRGQSFGEPIALRGAAYPVAAEATTDCEVVAVPAQAFLNLLQAHPEAAISVLSATFLHLQRLVEQIEQLKARSGAQRVAEFLLDLCPPDAESATVLLPYDKALIAGRLGMKPESLSRSFARLRKCGVRIDQASAVIDSVSRLRGLAHDDGPGRAP is encoded by the coding sequence ATGACGCGCCGGATCCTGACCCCGCTGCACCGCCGGATCGCCGGCGAATCGCGGCTGTTCGCCGGCCTGCCGCCGGGGATGGCCGAGCGGCTTCTGGATGCGTCCCGGGTCCGGCGGCTGACGCGCGGGCAGGCGCTGTTTCATCACGGCGACATCGCCCAGGCCATCCACATCGTCGCCGAGGGCTGGGTGAAGCTCTATCGCATCGCCCCGAACGGGACCGAGGCCGTGGTCGGCGTCATGACTCGCGGCCAGAGCTTCGGCGAGCCCATCGCCCTGCGCGGCGCCGCCTATCCGGTCGCCGCCGAGGCGACCACGGATTGCGAGGTGGTGGCGGTGCCGGCCCAGGCCTTCCTGAACCTGCTGCAGGCCCATCCCGAGGCGGCGATCTCGGTCCTGTCGGCGACCTTCCTGCACCTGCAGCGGCTGGTCGAGCAGATCGAGCAGCTCAAGGCCCGCTCGGGCGCGCAGCGGGTGGCGGAATTCCTGCTGGACCTGTGCCCGCCCGATGCCGAAAGCGCCACGGTGCTGCTGCCCTATGACAAGGCGCTGATCGCCGGCCGGCTGGGCATGAAGCCCGAAAGCCTGAGCCGCAGCTTTGCCCGGCTGCGCAAATGCGGCGTGCGGATCGACCAGGCCAGCGCGGTCATCGACTCGGTTTCCCGGCTGCGCGGGCTGGCGCATGACGACGGCCCGGGCCGCGCGCCTTAG